Proteins encoded in a region of the Zea mays cultivar B73 chromosome 4, Zm-B73-REFERENCE-NAM-5.0, whole genome shotgun sequence genome:
- the z1C1_7 gene encoding prolamin 22 kDa alpha zein z1C1_7 precursor yields the protein MASKTLSLLALLALFVSATNAFIIPQCSLAPSAIIPQFLPPVTSMGFEHPAVQAYRLQQALAASVLEQPIAQLQQQSLAHLTIQTIATQQQQALSHLAVVNPIAYLQQQLLASNPLALANVAAYQQQQQLQQFLPALSQLAMVNPIAYLQQQQLLSSSPLAMGNAPTYLQQQLLQQQLLQQIVPALTQLAVANPAAYLQQLLPFNQLTVSNSAAYLQQRQQLLNPLAVANPLVAAFLQQQQLLPYNQFSLMNPALSWQQPIVGGAIF from the coding sequence ATGGCTTCCAAGACATTATCCCTCCTTGCGCTTCTTGCCCTTTTTGTGAGTGCAACAAATGCGTTCATTATTCCACAATGCTCACTTGCTCCGAGTGCCATTATTCCACAGTTCCTCCCTCCAGTTACTTCAATGGGCTTCGAACACCCAGCTGTGCAAGCCTATAGGCTACAACAAGCGCTTGCGGCGAGCGTCTTAGAACAACCAATTGCCCAATTACAACAACAATCCTTAGCACATCTAACCATACAAACCATCGCAACGCAGCAGCAACAAGCACTGAGCCACCTAGCCGTGGTGAACCCTATCGCCTACTTGCAACAACAGCTGCTTGCATCCAACCCACTTGCTTTGGCAAACGTAGCTGCATACCAACAACAACAACAGTTGCAACAGTTTCTGCCAGCGCTCAGTCAACTAGCCATGGTGAACCCTATCGCCTACCTACAACAGCAACAACTTCTTTCATCTAGCCCGCTCGCTATGGGCAATGCACCTACATACCTGCAACAACAGTTGTTGCAACAACAGTTGCTGCAACAAATTGTACCAGCTCTTACTCAGCTAGCTGTGGCAAACCCTGCTGCCTACTTGCAACAACTACTTCCATTCAACCAACTGACTGTGTCGAACTCTGCTGCGTACCTACAACAGCGACAACAGTTACTTAATCCACTAGCGGTGGCTAACCCATTGGTCGCTGCCTTCCTACAGCAGCAACAATTGCTGCCATACAACCAgttctctttgatgaaccctgccttgTCGTGGCAGCAACCCATCGTTGGTGGTGCCATCTTTTAG